The Chryseobacterium sp. JV274 sequence TGAAGCCTAATGAAGAATCACCTATTTTTTCTAAATCAAAATATTGAACTTTTTCCATTAAATAATTTATTTTACGATGTAATTAAAATCAGGTCTGATAATTCCGGGTAATACATTGATATTTTTACCCATTTTTACATTTTCAACTTCAAAACCTATTATTTCGTTGGCTACAAAAAGAGGGATTCTTTGATCTTCTCCAAACATGAGTTTGAAATAATAATTACCCGTATTGAGTAAGTGTGGTGGGATTTCGAATTCTACAACATATTCTTTTTTCTGAGAATCATTTTGAGTAGTAATGGGAGCCCCTGTATGGAAAACTACCGCTTCTTCATATGTTCTCAGCTCAAAAGTTGTATCAATATTGATATTTTCTTTGAAATTATAAAATCTAAGCAGGATTTTAATCCCTGATTCTATATCTAAAAACTGTCCTTTTGTAGGTTTAACAGAAAATTCTAATATTTTGATATTTTCATTTCCTAAAGCTGTTTCCAACGGCCCTTCATGAAGGTAAATTGATTGCTTCTCAGAGCTTTTCTGATATTCTGCAATGGTATCTAAAATACCTCCGCTATATGTTAACTGCCCTTGGTGAAGTAAAATTCCGGATGAACAAAGCTCTTTTATTGCAGTCATATTATGGCTTACAAATAAGATGGTTCTTCCTTCTCCTTTGGTGACATCATTCATCTTTCCAAGGCATTTTTTCTGAAAGTCTGCATCACCCACTGCTAAAACCTCGTCAACGATTAAAATCTCAGATTCTAAGTGAGCTGCTACAGCAAACGCAAGGCGAACATACATTCCCGAAGAATATCTTTTAACAGGAGTATCAATATATCTCTCAACACCAGAAAAATCTACAATTTCATCAAATTTTCTCTTGATTTCTTTCCTTGTCATTCCTAAAATAGCACCATTGAGAAAAACATTTTCCCGTCCTGTCATTTCAGGATGAAATCCTGTTCCTACTTCCAATAGAGAAGCAATTCTTCCATTGGTATAAATCTTACCTGTCGTAGGTTTTGTAACTTTACTTAAAACCTTTAACAGTGTTGATTTTCCTGCACCGTTTCTTCCGATAATTCCTACAGCATCTCCCTTTTCGATTTCAAAATCGATATCACGGAGAGACCATACATATTCAGAGTCTCCCTTGGTTGTTCTGTCATTGGTTTCTCCAATTTTCAAATAAGGATCTTCCTTTCCTCTTATTTTATACCAGAACCTGTTGAGATCATGAGACAATGTTCCTGTACCGACTTGTCCCAGACGGTATTGTTTAGATATGTTTTCTGCTTTTAAAGCTAGCATGTTTTTTTAATTTAAATTTTTAAACAGGAAATAATTACACCGTATCCATAAAGGTTTTTTCAACTTTATTGAATACAACAATTCCTATCATCAAAAGGATAAGAATAATAATAGTACTAATTCCCAGCATAGCGGGAGAAAAGTCTCCAACACCGATCCAAGCGTATTTAAAACATTCAAAAATACCGGTTAAGGGGTTGTAATATGCTAATTTTTTGAAGAATCCTGGTAATGAGGAGGCAGGATATATTACTGGAGTTGCATACATATACAAGCTTACCCCAAAACCTAATAGCATTGCCAAATCTTTATATTTCGTAGTGAGTGAAGAAAATATCATTCCAACACCTAATGCAAAAAGAGCCATCAGGAATATAAGAAAAGGGGTTGCAAGAATCCAGATGTTAGGATGGGCTTCTCCTTTATAGTAATAATAAGCCCACGCAAGGATGAATAGAATAAACTGTACTCCAAACCTCATAAGGTTAGAGATGACGATTGACAATGGGGTAACCAGTCTTGGAAAATATACTTTTCCGAAAATTCCGGCATTTCCTGTAAAAGTGGAGGATGTAGCCAGTAAAGAGGCAGAAAAATAATTCCAAAGAGTAACGCCGGCCAGATAAAAAAGAAGAGGTGGTGCTCCATCTGTTGGGAGTTTCGCAATTCTTCCAAAAATAACCAGATATACGATGGTTGTTAGAATGGGATTGATAAAAAACCATATAGGTCCTAAAATAGTCTGCTTAAAACTGGATATAAAATCTCTCTTTACAAACATATAGACAAGATCTTTGTATTTCCAGACTTCTTTTAGCTTCAAGTCAAATAACGAATGATTTGCACCAATCGTCTCAGTCCACTTCTGTTGTGGTTCATTCATCTGTGTAAGTTTTTGCAAATTTATAATAATTAATTCTTACCGTATCTTTTCGTTTATAAATTTTCATGATAAATAAAACTAAAAATCAACAACTAATATATTGATAATTGATGGTATGAACAAAAACTATTGGCCATAAAGCCAATAGTCTATGATTTTTATAAATTATTTTTGTTATTTCCCGATAAGTTGTTTCAGATATTCACCATAGCCGCTTTTGCCATATTTTACCGCAGTTTCAAGCAGTTTTTCTTCATTAATGAATTTATTCCTGAACGCTATTTCTTCAATACAGCCGATTTTAAACCCTTGTCTTTTTTCTATAACACTTACAAATTCTGAAGCGTCATGAAGAGAGTCAAAAGTTCCGGTGTCCAGCCATGCAGTACCTCTGTCAAGAACTGCAACCTCAAGCTTTTCATTTTTTAAATAGACGTTGTTGATATCAGTAATTTCCAACTCGCCTCTTGCAGAAGGCTTGATGTTTTTAGCAATTTCTACCACATCGTTATCATAAAAATAAAGACCCGGTACTGCATAATTTGACTTAGGATTTATAGGTTTTTCTTCAATAGAAACTGCCTTTAAATCTTTATCAAATTCTACAACCCCATATCTTTCGGGGTCAGCAACGTGATAGGCAAAAACAACTCCTCCATTCGGGTTGGTTTTATTTTTCAGTAAAGTTCCCATTTCGGAACCGTAGAAAATATTATCACCTAATACCAGTGCAGCAGAATCATTGCCGATAAACTGGTCTCCCAAAATAAATGCCTGCGCTAAACCATCAGGGCTTGGCTGTACAACATATTCTATATTACAGCCAATTTGAGAACCATCTCCCAAAAGTTTGATAAACCCGGCCTGGTCGTGTGGGGTAGTAATGATTAGGATATCCTTGATTCCGGCTAAAAGAAGTGTGGAAAGCGGATAATAGATCATTGGTTTGTCATAAACAGGCATCAGCTGCTTGCTTACGGCAATGGTTAGAGGGTAAAGTCTTGTTCCGGAACCTCCGGCTAATATTATTCCTTTCATTTGGTGGTGCGTATTACGCTTATTTCTTTTGTGTTATAAATTGATTTTATTTTGCTATTTCTGGATTGTCCTTTCAATAGCTAAGACCTTTAGCTGTATTGTTTGTTGTAGTAATCCTGATAATTTCCTGAAGTTACATTTTCAAGCCATTCTTTATTTTCAAGATACCAGTCAATCGTTTTTCCCAGCCCTTCTTCAAAAGTTACCGAAGGTTTCCAGCCTAAGTCCTTATTTAGTTTCGTGGCATCAATAGCATAGCGCTTGTCATGGCCAGGTCTGTCCTTTACAAAAGTGATCAGTTTTTCAGAATAGCCTTCCGGTTTTTCTAGTTTAGCATCCATTTGCTTGATCAGTTCTTTTACAAGATCAATATTCTGCCACTCATTGAATCCTCCGATATTGTAAGTCTCACCAGTTTTTGCTTCATTGAAAATCTGATGAATTGCTTTGGCGTGATCAATTACAAATAACCAGTCTCTCGTATATTTCCCATCACCATAAATAGGAAGAGGTCTTTCGTTGATAATATTTGAGATGCAAAGAGGAATAAGTTTTTCCGGAAAATGATTGGGTCCATAATTGTTTGAACAATTAGAAACGATGAACGGCATTCCGTAAGTATTTCCATAAGCTCTTACCAAATGATCAGAAGCTGCTTTTGAAGCAGAATATGGAGATTGAGGGTCATATGAAGTTGTTTCTAAAAAGAATCCGGTTTCACCCAAACTTCCATATACTTCATCAGTGGAAATATGGTAGAAAAGGTTGGTTCTTTTTTCATCCGGGAATCTGCCATGGGTGTGGTCAGGGTTTAATGTCCAGAACTCTTTACAAAGATTCAGAAGATTGGCTGTTCCGTTTACATTGGTGTTAATAAACGCCATTGGATCTGTAATACTTCTGTCTACATGACTTTCTGCCGCCAAATGTACTACAGCATCGGGATTATATTTTTCAAAAACCTTTCTGAGTTCTTCCGGGTTTGTGATGTCTGCTTTTTCGAAAACGTAATTGGGTTCATTTTCAATGTCCTTTAAGTTTTCAAGATTTCCGGCGTAGGTGAGGGCATCAAGATTGATGATCTTTGTATCCGGATTGTTTTTTACAAATTCTCTTACAACATGGGAGCCGATGAATCCGGCACCTCCTGTAATGATAATGTTTTTCATTTATTTATTTTGAGATGGTCTTTCTTCCTATACTTTTATAATGAAATCCGTTTTGTTCAGGGATTTCCAATGGGTACATATTTCTGCCGTCGAAAATGACTTTGTTTTTCATTTTTTTAGCCATAAGCTCAAAATTAGGATTTTTAAACTCTGGCCATTCTGTGGCGATAAATAATGCATCAACATCTTCCAATGCGTCATACATTCCTTTGGCATATTGTATTTTGCTGCCAAGGAGTTTCTGAACATTGCTTTCAGCAACAGCATCATAGGCTATAATCTCTGCGCCCTTTTCTAATAAAAGAGCAATGTTGTCTAAAGATGAAGCCTCTCTGATATCATCTGTATTTGCTTTGAAGGCAAGTCCCCACATGGCAATTTTCTTTCCTTTTATAGTACCACCGAAATACTTTTCGATTTCAGACACTAAAATTACTTTTTGTGTGGTGTTTACATTTTCAGTAGCTTCCAGGATCTGGAAATTAAAATCTTCCTGTTTCCCGGATTTGATAAGAGCTTTTACATCTTTAGGAAAACAGCTTCCTCCATATCCGATTCCCGGGAATAAGAATCTATGCCCAATTCTGTCATCACTACCCATTCCCAGTCTTACCTTATCTACATCTGCACCTACTTTTTCGCAGTAGTTTGCAATTTCGTTCATAAAGGTAATCTTTACGGCTAAAAATGAGTTCGCAGCATATTTTGTAAGCTCCGATGATTTCTCATCCATAAAGATGATTGGAATTCCCGTATTGGTAAAAGGCTGGTAGATTTTAGACATGATGTCTTTTGCTTTTTCTGAGCTGGCACCTACAACTACTCTTGAGGGATTCATAGAGTCTTCAACGGCAAAACCTTCTCTTAAAAATTCAGGATTTGAAACTACATCAAAAGGGAGGTTTGTTTTGGAAGCGATTGTTTCTCTTACCCTGTCCGCTGTTCCTACGGGAACAGTACTTTTATTGACAACAACTTTGTATTCTGTCATCATCTCACCAATGTTGTTGGCTACCTGAAGTACATAAGATAAATCTGCAGAACCGTCTTCTCCCGGAGGAGTTGGTAATGCCAGATATATGACTTCGCTTTTATCTAAGGCTTCTTTAAGATCGGTGGTGAAAAATAATCTTTCAGACTGAATGTTTCTTAAAAACATCTCTTCAAGGTTAGGCTCATAGATGGGAACAATGCCGTTTTTCAAACCTTCTACTTTTTTTTCATCAATATCAACACAGTATACTGAATTGCCAAGTTCTGCCAGAGTAGTTCCTGTAACTAGCCCCACATAACCTGTTCCTACAATCGTTATATTCAAAATGTTTGTTTTTAAATTCTAAAGACAAAAGTAATAAAAATCCTGTGACATATTCTTTTAATTTATTGTAAATGGATCTGGCGCTATTTGCTTGATACTTAAGATAATTTTGTGTTTTTGGAAAAAATGCGTATATTTGCAATGGATTTACGGGAAAAAATGGGAAGGCTTCGGAAGAAAGCCTTTTTTCGTACTGTAAATCAAGATAAAATTATATGGAGTTTAGAAAAAGAATTGACGAATTGTTAAATGAATTCCTTGAGACCAGAAAAGATCTGTTTCTTATTGATCTTAAAATTTCTGCAGGGGATGATATTACAGTGATTTTAGATGGTGATAACGGAGTTTCGCTGCAGGACTGCCTTGATGCAAGCCGTGCAATAGAATTCAATATGGATCGTGAAGAGCATGACTTCAGTCTTCAGGTGATGTCTGCGGGATTGAGCGAACCATTATCCACACCAAGACAGTTCGGTAAAAACATTGGAAGAGAGATTGAGGTAATGCTGGAAGATTCTTCCAAAATAGAAGGAGAATTGTCAAAAGTAGATGATGAAAAGATCACGCTTACTTTGCGTTATCGTAAGCCGAAAGATATCGGAAAAGGAAAAGTAGATGTAGAAGAGGAGAAGGAGATTCCTTACTCCGAAATCAAGAAAGCATTAGTAGTAATTAAATTTTAAAAAGAAAAAAGAATAGATGGATAATATAGCGTTGATTGAATCCTTTGGTGATTTTAAAGACGAAAAGGGGATCAGTAAAATTGATCTTATGGCAATTATTGAAGATTCACTGAAGACTCTTTTGAGAAAAAGATTTGATTCGGATGATCATTTTGATGTGATTGTAAACCCAGATAAAGGAGATTTTCAGATATTTTTAAATAAAACAATTGTAGAGGACGAAATGTCTGAAGATGATGATTTGGAAATTGAAATTTCTGAAGCAAAGAAGATTGATCCTACCTTTGAAGTAGGTGAGGACTTTACAATGGAAATTCCTGTTGCACAGTTGGGAAGAAGAAATATTCTTACCCTTAAGCAGATTCTGGCTACAAAACTTCAGGAGCACAATAATGCAATGCTGTACGAGCAGTTTAGAGATAAAATTGGGGAAATAGTTGTAGGAGAAATCCACCATATCCGTCATAAGCACGTGATTTTGCTGGATGATGAAGGAAATGAATTTATTTTACCAAAAGAAAACCAGATCCCATCCGATTTCTTTAAAAAGGGTGAGAATATCAGAGCTATTGTTGAAACAGTAGACTTTAAAGGTTCTAAACCACAGATTATTATTTCCAGAACTGCACCTAAATTCCTTGAGAAATTATTAGAGCTGGAAATTCCTGAGATCCAGGACGGAACAATTATGCTGAAAAAGGTAGTAAGAATTCCTGGTGAAAAGGCGAAGATTGCAGTAGATGCTTATGATGACAGAATTGATCCGGTAGGTGCCTGTGTAGGTGTTAAAGGATCCAGAATTCATGGGGTTGTAAGAGAGTTGAGAAATGAGAACATCGATGTTATTCAGTGGTCTAAAAACCCTGAAATTTTGGTGAAGAGAGCTTTAGGAAATGTTACTGTCAATAAAATTGACATCAATGAGGATCAAAACTATGCATTAGTATATACTCCTGTTGAAGAGATTTCTAAAGTAATTGGAAAACAAGGACAGAATATTAGACTGGCTTCTTGGTTGTCAGGATATGAAATTGATGTATACAGAGAGTCCAGCGAGGATGACGATGTTGAATTGAGAGAATTTAATGACGATATCGAGCAGTGGATTTTGGATGAGTTTAAGAAAGTAGGACTTACAACTGCAAAATCAGTATTAGATAAAGAAACTGAAAGTCTTTTAAATATGGTAGACCTTGAAGAAGAAACAATCGAAGAGGTAAAACGTATTTTGAGAGAAGAATTTGAAGATTAAGATTTAAATAAATTTTAATAAACAGTAAAAAGGAAATACTTTAATTTTAAAAATTAAAAAACAGTAAATAATATAGATGCCAAAAATTAGATTAAATAAAGCGGTTAAGGAATTCAACATTTCGATGTCCAGATTAGTAGAGTTTTTACAATCAAAGGGTATTGAAGTTGAAAGCAATCCTAACGCTCAATTGGAAGAATCGGCATATTCTGCATTGGAGGCTGAGTTTGCTAAAGACGGCGAACAACGAAAGGCTTCCCATGAGGTGGTGATCACTAAAGTTCCGGAAGAAAAACTGGAAATTGAAGAGAAGAAAACCCCTGAAGTGATAAGAGCTAAAGCAAATAAACCAGAAACTAGAATTTTAGGTAAAATAGATCTAGAACCTAAGAAGCCTGAAGTTGAGGAAGCTCCTGCAGCTCCTGTGGCTCCTGTTGCAACACCGGTTGAAGAAAAGAAAGAAGAAATCGTGAAAGAAGAACAGCCGGAAGTAAAAGCAGCTCCTGAAAAACAGGAATTCAAAGTTTTGGATAAGATTGATTTGTCTCAAATAGAATCTAGAAACAGACCTGTGAAAAAAGACAAGCCAAAAATGGAGGAGAAAAAAGAAGAAGTGAAACCTGTGGAAACAGTAAAAGAAACTCCAAAACCAGCTGTTGTGGAGGAGAAAAAAGTGGAAACTCCAAAAGCGGCTGAGGCTGAACCTGAATCTCAGGAGCCTCAGAAAATTGAGACAGTATATCAGAAACTTGACGGTCCTAAGATCGTTGGAGAAAAGATCGACTTGACTCAATTTGCACCAAAACCAGGTTCTGGAGCAAAAAAGAAAAGAAAGAGAATTGAAAAACCTGGTGGCCAAAACAACCAACAAGGTCAGGGGAATAATCAAAACTCAGGAAATAATAACAACAACCAAGGTGGTCAAGGCCAAGGTGGAAACCGTCCGCATAACAACAATGGTGGACAGGGTGGCCAAGGTGGAAACCGTCAGGGTCAAGGTGGCCAAGGAAACCGTCCACAAGGTCAAGGTGGTCAAGGAGGAAACCGTTTTGGAAACAACCAAGGTGGAGGAAACCGTCCTCAAGGTCAAGGTGGTGGTGGCTTCAAGAAAGGAGGCCAGAACAATAGACCTGGACAAAGAGTTATGCCAGTTGAGCTGACTGACGAGCAAGTTAAGAACCAGATCAAAGAAACACTAGAAAAACTTACTAATAAAGGAGGTAAATCTAAATCTGCAAAACACAGAAAAGACAAAAGAACTTTCCGTAGAGAGCAGGATGAGCGTCAGCAGGAGCTTGAGGCACAAGACAGAACTCTTAAAGTAACAGAATTCATCACTGTAGGTGAATTGGCAAGTTTGATGAATGTTTCTCCAACTGAAGTAATTTCTGCTTGTTTCTCACTAGGTGTAATGGTTACCATGAACCAAAGACTTGAAGCTGATACTTTATTATTGGTAGCAGATGAGTTTGGTTATAAAATTGAATTCTCGGATGCTGACCTTGAAGAAAGTGACAGCGAAGATGAAATCGACAGTGAAGAAAGCTTAGTATCAAGAGCGCCAGTAGTTACTGTAATGGGACACGTTGACCACGGTAAAACTTCATTATTGGATTATGTTAGAAAAACTAACGTAATTGCAGGTGAATCTGGAGGTATTACTCAGCACATCGGTGCTTATAACGTGAAACTGGAAAACGGTCAGAGAATTACATTCTTAGATACTCCTGGTCACGAAGCCTTTACAGCAATGAGAGCGAGAGGTGCACAAATCACGGATATTGCAATTATTGTAATTGCTGCTGATGATGATGTAATGCCACAAACGAAAGAAGCAATTGCTCACGCCCAGGCTGCACAGGTACCAATGATTATTGCAATCAATAAAGTTGATAAGCCAAATGCAAACCCTGATAACATTCGTCAACAGCTTTCAGGCTTAAACCCTCCGGTTTTAGTTGAAGAATGGGGTGGAAATGTTCAGGCGCAGGAAATTTCAGCTAAGTTTGGTAATAATGTAGACGTATTATTGGAAAAAGTTTTATTACAGGCTGAAATGCTTGAACTAAAAGCGAATCCTGATCGTTCTGCAAATGGTGTTGTTATTGAAGCATCTTTAGATAAAGGTAGAGGATATGTTGCTACCATGTTAGTACAAACCGGAACATTAAGAGTAGGAGACTATGTAGTAGCTGGTAAAAATCATGGTAAAGTAAAAGCGTTACTTGATGAAAGAGGTAAAAACCTTAATGAAGCTGGACCTTCAATTCCTGCAACAATCTTAGGTTTAGATGGAGCGCCAACTGCTGGTGATAAATTCCGTGTATATGCTGACGAAAGTGAAGGTAAGGCTATTGCCAACAAGAGAGAACAGCTTCAGAGAGAACTTTCTATCAGAACGAAAAAACATACAACGCTTGAAGAATTAGGTAGACGTATTGCTTTAGGAGAATTCAAAGAATTGAATATTATTCTTAAAGGTGACGTGGATGGTTCTGTGGAAGCACTTTCTGATCAGTTACAAAGATTGTCAACAGAGGAGATCAGCGTAAAAATCCTTCACTCAGGTGTAGGACAGATTACGGAATCTGATATCAATTTAGCAGCAGCATCAGATGCGATTATCATTGGATTTAATGTAAGAGCAGGTGCTAATGCCAAAGAGCTTGCAGACCGTGAGGAAATTGAAATCAGAACATACTCTGTAATCTATAAAGCAATAGATGAGGTAAAAGAAGCAATGGAAGGAATGCTTTCTCCGGAAATTCAGGAGCAGGTAATTGGTAATGTTGAAATCCGTGAGGTATTCAAGATTTCTAAGGTTGGTTCAATTGCCGGATGTATGGTTCTTACCGGAAAAGTTACAAGACAATCGAAAGTACGTCTGTTAAGAGATGGTATTGTTAAATTTGACGGTGAACTTGAAAGCTTGAAGCGTTTCAAAGACGATGTTAAAGAAGTCACAAAAGGCTACGAATGTGGTCTGAACCTGAAAGGTTATAATGATATCGAAATCGGAGATATTCTTGAAGTTTACGAAGAAGTAGCTGTTAAGAAGAAACTGAAATAAATATATCCTAAATATGTGAAAACCACTTTTTTATAAAGTGGTTTTTTTATTTTTTATACTCAATTAATTTATAATGATTCTAAATAATTTTTTTTGAATTATTAATAATTTGTTAAAATGAATTTGGTCTGTAAAAAAATTATTTTTTATTGAATAAAAACCATCTATTATTATTGAATCCTATTTAATTTGCGTTATTTTCAAATAAAATATTAAAAAAAACCACTGTTTAAACAGTGGTTTAATTTGTGGATGTTAATATTTATTAACATATTTGCCCATTAAATATATTAAAATTTGTTAATATGAATGTTAAATTACGTGTATTGACAGCTGGTGTGCTGTTTTTTACAGGCCAGGCTGCGTTTGCTCAAAAAAAGGCAAGCGACACTATTAAGCCAAAAGCGGCAAAAGAAACAAAAATTGAAGAGGTAGTTGTACTTGGATATAGTAAAGTATCTACAAAAGCAAAAGACGTAACAGCTTCTACAACTGTTACTGCAGAAAAATTTGAAAATCGTCCTACAACGTCATTTTTGAACTCTTTGCAAGGTGAAGCGCCTGGTTTGACAATTAACTCAACATCAGGTCAACCTGGATCTGGGAAAATTGATGTAATCATTAGAGGGGTAGGGTCTTTAAGCGCAGGATCTGAACCATTATATGTTATTGATGGTATTATTTCTAATGCGACCCAATACAGAAACTTAAATGATAGTGACATAGAATCTGCTTCTATTCTTAAAGATGCTGCTGCAACTTCTATCTATGGTAACAGAGCTGCAAATGGGGTGATTGTTATTAATACTAAAAGAGGTAAGTATAACTCACCAATGAGATTCTCATATAATGGATTTACAGGAGTGAGCTTTTTACCAAAGACAGACTATAACATGTCTAATACCCAGCAAGCGCTGACATTAGAGAAAAGAGCAGGTGCTGGATTAGGGGCTACACTTACCGATGCACAGATAAACAGCTATGCAGTGAATACTGATTGGAGAAAAGTTTTCTTTAATGCAGGTTTTACACAAAAGCATGACGTAGCAATGACAGTAGGGGGACAAAATGTAAATTTATATTCATCCCTAGGATATTTTGATCAAACAGGTATTGTATCTAATGTTTCTGATTTTAAGAGATTTACTTTTAGAAATAATTTAAATGGTAAGTCAGATAATGGTAAATTTACTTATGGAGCCCAAGTTGCATTATCATTTTCAAAAAGACATCAGCTTGATGAAGAAACTAATGCTAATATAAGCAACAACTCTATTCAAAACCCATTGCATGGTGCTAATGCAGGATTACCATATTTGCAATCCGGACTTTATCAAAATGGACAGCAACTATATAATGCTATAGGGACTAATTTTGATGGAGGAAAAAATATTTATTCTCTTGAAGATGTACTAAGAAAAGGTTCAATGCCAAATGAAAGAACCGAAACAGGTATTATTGCGAATATTAATTTAGGATATAAATTAACTGATTATTTAACACTTAACCATAAATCAGGGGTAGATTATAAATATCAAGAAACTAATTTTGCGAGAGCTCCTTGGAACTATTTAGCGATAGCAACAGCTGCATCTACAGCGAATACTACTGTAAATCCGAATCCATTTGGTGGTATTGAAGATTTTGCAAAAACAAGAGAGTTTAACTATAACGCTATTACTAGTTTAAACTTTAACAAAACTTTTGGAGATAAACATACTATTAATGGAGGTGTTTATTTAGATTATCTTAAAATTATTTATAACGGTACATCTCAAAGAAGAACAGGTTTGAACCCTATAAACTGGGTCTTTGGAGCAGGGACAGGTTATGTTGACCCTGTATACTATGCTAACCCAAGTGGTGGTTCACCTATTGTTTATTATGTACCAACTGCTTCAGCAAATAAAATTAAAGCAGGCGCTTTAGCTTATTTTGCAACTGTAGATTATGACTATGATAGTAAATATGGGGTAAGTGCATTGGTGAGAAGAGATGGATCATACAGATTTGTTTCTGATAACAAGTGGGCTACATTTTGGTCAGTTGCAGGTAGATGGAACATCGATAAAGAAAACTTTATGCAAGGATCTATATTCGATATGTTGAAATTAAGAGTTTCTTATGGTGAGCAAGGTAACCAAAACATTATTGCTGTATCTGCAGGTAGTAACCCAATGCTAGTGGGGACTAACCTTGTTAGAGATACTTACTTAGCAGGTACTGGTTATAATAATATCGCAGGGGCCTTAGGAGTAGGAGTATTTGCTAATCCTGATGTAAAATGGGAAAGGCTTGCACAGACTAACATTGGTTTAGATTTCAGAATGCTGAATAGGAAACTGGAAGGTAATATTGATGTTTATGATAAAACAACAAAAGATCTATACAATGATATTAACTTATCTGCGGTTACAGGAACAACTTCTATTAAAGGTAATAATGGTAAGCTTCAAAACAGAGGTATTGAAGTCTTATTAAGATATAACATTATTCAGAGTGAGAGTACAAAACTTTCAATATATGGTAATACTGCCTATAATAAGAACAAGATTTTATCTTTAGTTAAGGATGATAATGCCGGAACAAATAGAAATGTTGTTGGTGGGCCTATTGATCAGTGGTTTCTTGCCCCTTATTTAGGAGTTAATCCCGCGAATGGGCA is a genomic window containing:
- the infB gene encoding translation initiation factor IF-2 is translated as MPKIRLNKAVKEFNISMSRLVEFLQSKGIEVESNPNAQLEESAYSALEAEFAKDGEQRKASHEVVITKVPEEKLEIEEKKTPEVIRAKANKPETRILGKIDLEPKKPEVEEAPAAPVAPVATPVEEKKEEIVKEEQPEVKAAPEKQEFKVLDKIDLSQIESRNRPVKKDKPKMEEKKEEVKPVETVKETPKPAVVEEKKVETPKAAEAEPESQEPQKIETVYQKLDGPKIVGEKIDLTQFAPKPGSGAKKKRKRIEKPGGQNNQQGQGNNQNSGNNNNNQGGQGQGGNRPHNNNGGQGGQGGNRQGQGGQGNRPQGQGGQGGNRFGNNQGGGNRPQGQGGGGFKKGGQNNRPGQRVMPVELTDEQVKNQIKETLEKLTNKGGKSKSAKHRKDKRTFRREQDERQQELEAQDRTLKVTEFITVGELASLMNVSPTEVISACFSLGVMVTMNQRLEADTLLLVADEFGYKIEFSDADLEESDSEDEIDSEESLVSRAPVVTVMGHVDHGKTSLLDYVRKTNVIAGESGGITQHIGAYNVKLENGQRITFLDTPGHEAFTAMRARGAQITDIAIIVIAADDDVMPQTKEAIAHAQAAQVPMIIAINKVDKPNANPDNIRQQLSGLNPPVLVEEWGGNVQAQEISAKFGNNVDVLLEKVLLQAEMLELKANPDRSANGVVIEASLDKGRGYVATMLVQTGTLRVGDYVVAGKNHGKVKALLDERGKNLNEAGPSIPATILGLDGAPTAGDKFRVYADESEGKAIANKREQLQRELSIRTKKHTTLEELGRRIALGEFKELNIILKGDVDGSVEALSDQLQRLSTEEISVKILHSGVGQITESDINLAAASDAIIIGFNVRAGANAKELADREEIEIRTYSVIYKAIDEVKEAMEGMLSPEIQEQVIGNVEIREVFKISKVGSIAGCMVLTGKVTRQSKVRLLRDGIVKFDGELESLKRFKDDVKEVTKGYECGLNLKGYNDIEIGDILEVYEEVAVKKKLK
- a CDS encoding SusC/RagA family TonB-linked outer membrane protein, which gives rise to MNVKLRVLTAGVLFFTGQAAFAQKKASDTIKPKAAKETKIEEVVVLGYSKVSTKAKDVTASTTVTAEKFENRPTTSFLNSLQGEAPGLTINSTSGQPGSGKIDVIIRGVGSLSAGSEPLYVIDGIISNATQYRNLNDSDIESASILKDAAATSIYGNRAANGVIVINTKRGKYNSPMRFSYNGFTGVSFLPKTDYNMSNTQQALTLEKRAGAGLGATLTDAQINSYAVNTDWRKVFFNAGFTQKHDVAMTVGGQNVNLYSSLGYFDQTGIVSNVSDFKRFTFRNNLNGKSDNGKFTYGAQVALSFSKRHQLDEETNANISNNSIQNPLHGANAGLPYLQSGLYQNGQQLYNAIGTNFDGGKNIYSLEDVLRKGSMPNERTETGIIANINLGYKLTDYLTLNHKSGVDYKYQETNFARAPWNYLAIATAASTANTTVNPNPFGGIEDFAKTREFNYNAITSLNFNKTFGDKHTINGGVYLDYLKIIYNGTSQRRTGLNPINWVFGAGTGYVDPVYYANPSGGSPIVYYVPTASANKIKAGALAYFATVDYDYDSKYGVSALVRRDGSYRFVSDNKWATFWSVAGRWNIDKENFMQGSIFDMLKLRVSYGEQGNQNIIAVSAGSNPMLVGTNLVRDTYLAGTGYNNIAGALGVGVFANPDVKWERLAQTNIGLDFRMLNRKLEGNIDVYDKTTKDLYNDINLSAVTGTTSIKGNNGKLQNRGIEVLLRYNIIQSESTKLSIYGNTAYNKNKILSLVKDDNAGTNRNVVGGPIDQWFLAPYLGVNPANGQALYEDINGNPTETINNTTDARATGKNMFPVWSGGFGFNFEYKGVFVDAHFTYQADVWKYDNAMAWLYDPSSIGTWNQSADMLNAWSPTNLNGDIPSLTATNLQLADYSDRFLKDASFVRLKNLSVGYSLPKSVLQNTFVRGMKVFVQAENLLTWTKWRGYDPEPNFAYSLSVYPNMKTVSLGANIEF
- the nusA gene encoding transcription termination factor NusA → MDNIALIESFGDFKDEKGISKIDLMAIIEDSLKTLLRKRFDSDDHFDVIVNPDKGDFQIFLNKTIVEDEMSEDDDLEIEISEAKKIDPTFEVGEDFTMEIPVAQLGRRNILTLKQILATKLQEHNNAMLYEQFRDKIGEIVVGEIHHIRHKHVILLDDEGNEFILPKENQIPSDFFKKGENIRAIVETVDFKGSKPQIIISRTAPKFLEKLLELEIPEIQDGTIMLKKVVRIPGEKAKIAVDAYDDRIDPVGACVGVKGSRIHGVVRELRNENIDVIQWSKNPEILVKRALGNVTVNKIDINEDQNYALVYTPVEEISKVIGKQGQNIRLASWLSGYEIDVYRESSEDDDVELREFNDDIEQWILDEFKKVGLTTAKSVLDKETESLLNMVDLEEETIEEVKRILREEFED